One stretch of Nocardia mangyaensis DNA includes these proteins:
- a CDS encoding NAD(P)H oxidoreductase — protein MPQTADIAAHTADATGSDTARTALVVLAHHRADSLSAHIAERAVARLTAAGYAIDLLDLHRENFDPRMTEADQPDWGDREKQYSPVVESHMRRVLAADVVVVVFPVYWQSVPAILKGWIDSVWNYGFAYGRSKPRLAGKRILWLGLAGATADDAILPGMQQLLDAQLNDSIATYCGFSESRVGLLPDAEESPQTLDDEGNLVIGDAISGAARVAHYAAFDARAEGFVDEFLAATLVNA, from the coding sequence GTGCCGCAGACCGCCGACATCGCCGCGCACACCGCCGACGCCACCGGATCCGACACCGCCCGCACCGCGCTCGTCGTCCTCGCCCACCACCGGGCCGATTCACTGTCGGCCCATATCGCCGAGCGCGCGGTCGCCCGGCTCACCGCCGCCGGCTACGCGATCGATCTGCTGGATCTGCATCGCGAGAACTTCGATCCGCGGATGACCGAAGCCGACCAGCCCGACTGGGGTGACCGCGAGAAGCAGTACTCCCCCGTGGTCGAGTCACACATGCGCCGGGTGCTGGCCGCCGACGTCGTCGTTGTCGTGTTCCCGGTCTACTGGCAGAGCGTGCCCGCGATCCTCAAGGGCTGGATCGACAGCGTCTGGAACTACGGCTTCGCCTACGGCCGCAGCAAGCCCCGGCTCGCGGGCAAGCGAATCCTGTGGCTCGGTCTCGCGGGCGCGACCGCCGACGACGCGATCCTGCCCGGCATGCAGCAACTCCTGGACGCCCAGCTCAACGACAGCATCGCCACCTATTGCGGGTTCAGCGAGTCGCGGGTCGGGCTGCTCCCCGATGCCGAGGAGTCGCCGCAAACCCTCGACGACGAAGGCAATCTCGTGATCGGCGACGCGATCAGCGGCGCTGCCCGCGTCGCCCACTACGCCGCCTTCGACGCCAGGGCCGAGGGGTTCGTCGACGAATTCCTCGCAGCTACCCTCGTCAACGCCTGA
- a CDS encoding AraC family transcriptional regulator — MDPLSSLLSGIRADRSVLAHAVLRAPWTIHFADRAPLIMVTVLRGGGTVVLPDGSRTRLVAGDTALVQGGEPFQLIDTTGLDDRPRTDYELSCFVPDGFGPAETACATTELIELLPETGASEETSLIVGAYRASGRRHERLLRALPPVLVVGGDAELCAWLEKAATDAARHGAGSQALMDRLLDWALVCNLRTWLAEQQHCAPAWYRGMADPVVGPALEAIHDRPFHRWTVASLATEAAVSRALFAKRFTEVMGEPPLAYLTDWRMAEAEELLADPARSVAQVATTVGYSDAFGFSAAFKRSRGSSPTEFRAALV; from the coding sequence ATGGATCCGTTGAGTTCGTTGCTGAGTGGAATTCGCGCCGATCGGTCGGTTCTGGCGCACGCGGTGCTGCGCGCACCGTGGACCATCCACTTCGCCGACCGTGCCCCGCTGATCATGGTGACGGTGCTGCGTGGCGGCGGCACCGTCGTACTCCCCGACGGGTCGCGCACCCGGCTGGTCGCCGGTGACACCGCCCTCGTGCAGGGTGGTGAGCCGTTCCAGCTGATCGACACCACCGGCCTCGACGACCGCCCGCGCACCGATTACGAGCTCTCCTGCTTCGTGCCGGACGGGTTCGGTCCCGCCGAGACTGCCTGCGCGACAACGGAACTGATCGAGCTCCTGCCCGAAACCGGTGCGTCGGAGGAGACTTCGCTCATCGTCGGGGCCTATCGCGCCTCCGGTCGACGGCACGAGCGGCTGTTGCGCGCGCTCCCCCCGGTGCTGGTGGTCGGGGGCGACGCCGAGCTGTGCGCCTGGCTGGAGAAGGCCGCGACCGATGCCGCCCGGCACGGGGCGGGCTCGCAGGCGCTGATGGACCGTCTGCTGGACTGGGCGCTGGTCTGCAATCTGCGTACCTGGCTCGCCGAGCAGCAGCACTGCGCGCCCGCGTGGTACCGCGGTATGGCCGATCCGGTGGTCGGCCCCGCGCTCGAAGCCATCCACGACCGGCCGTTCCACCGCTGGACGGTCGCGAGCCTGGCCACCGAGGCGGCGGTCTCCCGGGCCCTGTTCGCCAAGCGGTTCACCGAGGTGATGGGTGAGCCGCCGCTGGCCTATCTCACCGACTGGCGGATGGCCGAGGCCGAGGAACTGCTCGCCGATCCCGCGCGCAGCGTCGCCCAGGTGGCGACCACCGTCGGCTATTCCGACGCGTTCGGATTCAGTGCCGCGTTCAAGCGATCGCGAGGGAGCAGTCCCACGGAATTCCGGGCCGCGCTGGTCTAG
- a CDS encoding nitroreductase family deazaflavin-dependent oxidoreductase, translating to MPTDFQLKTMNGVHRALLKVTGGRIGNQIFGMPSLELTTIGRKSGTPRPVMLTTPIIDGDTVVVVASRGGDPTHPAWFLNLRDNPEVEVSLAQGPRKPMLAHVATPEERAQLWPRVVAAYKGYGDYQTKTTREIPLVLLTPRT from the coding sequence ATGCCCACCGACTTCCAGCTCAAGACCATGAACGGCGTTCACCGTGCCCTGCTCAAGGTCACCGGCGGCCGGATCGGCAACCAGATCTTCGGTATGCCGTCCCTCGAACTCACCACCATCGGCCGCAAATCCGGCACCCCGCGCCCGGTCATGCTGACCACGCCGATCATCGACGGCGACACCGTCGTGGTCGTGGCCTCCCGCGGCGGCGACCCGACCCACCCGGCCTGGTTTCTGAACCTGCGCGACAACCCCGAGGTCGAGGTGTCGCTGGCCCAGGGGCCGCGCAAGCCGATGCTGGCCCACGTCGCCACGCCTGAGGAACGCGCGCAGCTGTGGCCGCGCGTGGTCGCGGCGTACAAGGGGTACGGCGACTACCAGACCAAGACCACCCGCGAGATTCCACTCGTGCTGTTGACCCCGAGGACCTAG
- a CDS encoding NUDIX domain-containing protein, which yields MTDVHSAGVLVYRRTEAGIEVLLGHMGGPLWSRKDVSAWSIPKGEYALGEELPRVAARREFTEELGLPVPDGPWVDLGEVRYGSGGKRKTVIVWAVEGELDPDEIAPSTFELEWPPRSGRFREFPEIDRAAWFDLTTASEKLSKGQRPFLGRLAEYLD from the coding sequence GTGACGGACGTGCACAGCGCGGGTGTGCTGGTCTACCGCCGAACCGAGGCCGGAATCGAAGTGTTGCTCGGGCACATGGGCGGACCGCTGTGGTCGAGGAAGGATGTCTCGGCGTGGTCGATTCCCAAGGGCGAGTACGCCCTCGGCGAGGAGTTACCGCGTGTGGCGGCTCGCCGTGAGTTCACCGAGGAGCTCGGCCTACCGGTTCCGGACGGCCCATGGGTCGACCTCGGCGAGGTGCGCTACGGCAGCGGCGGCAAGCGCAAGACCGTCATCGTGTGGGCGGTCGAGGGCGAGCTGGATCCGGACGAGATCGCGCCGAGCACCTTCGAACTGGAGTGGCCGCCCCGCTCCGGACGGTTCCGCGAGTTCCCCGAGATCGACCGGGCCGCCTGGTTCGACCTGACCACGGCCTCGGAAAAGCTCAGCAAAGGACAGCGGCCCTTCCTCGGCCGCCTCGCCGAGTACCTCGACTGA
- a CDS encoding RNA polymerase sigma factor: MNRAPNTEDLLRALAPQVLGVLVRRFGDFDLAEDAVQDALLAAATQWDTEGPPANPRGWLIQVAQRRMADAVRAEVARRRRETAVFVREVPVEAAHRDDTLDLYFLCCHPDLPPTGAIALTLRAVGGLRTEEIAAAFLVPESTMAQRISRTKKRLAEMNEPFADGAADTARLSAVLRVLYVIFTEGHTSSSGAGLRRADLSTEAIRLTRALQALLPENTEVSGLLALMLLTDARRGARTGPHGELVPLTEQDRSRWDRTQITEGLRLLTAAMSAGLTGPYLLQAAIAGLHADAARVSDTDWARILQLYTMIERLGPNPMVTLNRAVATAMVHGSAAGLALTDTVAEPLARSHRLPAVRGHLHEMAGDQAAALAEYRRAATQTASTPERDYLLLRAARLRTNGVTGASSEVDARTSIE, translated from the coding sequence GTGAATCGGGCACCGAACACCGAGGACCTGCTGCGCGCGCTCGCGCCGCAGGTCCTCGGTGTGCTGGTCCGCCGGTTCGGTGATTTCGACCTGGCCGAGGACGCCGTGCAGGATGCCCTGCTGGCGGCGGCGACCCAGTGGGACACCGAGGGGCCGCCCGCGAATCCCCGCGGTTGGCTGATCCAGGTGGCCCAGCGCCGGATGGCCGACGCGGTGCGCGCCGAGGTCGCGCGACGGCGCAGGGAGACTGCGGTGTTCGTGCGGGAGGTGCCGGTCGAGGCGGCGCATCGCGACGACACTCTCGACCTGTACTTCCTGTGCTGCCATCCGGACCTGCCGCCCACTGGCGCGATCGCGCTGACCCTGCGCGCGGTCGGTGGCCTGCGCACCGAAGAGATCGCCGCCGCGTTCCTGGTCCCGGAATCGACCATGGCGCAGCGTATTTCGCGCACGAAGAAGCGGCTCGCGGAGATGAACGAGCCGTTCGCCGACGGCGCTGCCGACACCGCCCGGCTGAGCGCGGTGCTGCGGGTGCTGTACGTGATCTTCACCGAGGGCCACACCAGCAGTTCCGGTGCGGGTCTGCGCCGGGCCGATCTGTCCACCGAGGCCATCCGGCTGACTCGGGCCCTACAGGCGCTGCTGCCCGAGAACACCGAGGTGAGCGGCCTGCTCGCGCTGATGTTGCTCACCGATGCCCGCCGCGGCGCCCGGACAGGCCCGCATGGTGAACTCGTTCCGCTCACCGAGCAGGACCGGTCGCGCTGGGACCGTACCCAGATCACCGAGGGCCTGCGCCTGCTCACCGCGGCCATGTCCGCCGGCCTCACCGGTCCGTATCTGCTGCAGGCCGCGATCGCGGGACTGCACGCGGACGCCGCCCGGGTCTCCGACACCGACTGGGCCCGAATCCTGCAGCTCTACACCATGATCGAACGCCTCGGCCCGAATCCCATGGTCACCCTCAACCGCGCGGTCGCCACCGCCATGGTGCACGGCTCCGCCGCCGGTCTGGCCCTCACCGACACCGTCGCCGAACCCCTCGCCCGTTCACATCGCCTGCCCGCGGTCCGCGGGCACCTGCACGAGATGGCGGGTGACCAGGCCGCGGCCCTCGCCGAGTACCGCCGGGCCGCCACACAGACGGCGAGCACTCCCGAACGCGACTACCTGCTGCTGCGCGCGGCCCGGTTGCGCACGAACGGGGTCACCGGGGCTTCGTCCGAGGTTGACGCGCGGACTTCGATCGAGTGA
- a CDS encoding YciI family protein — MKYMLVKTYAKAAYCDTPVHEWAPEDIAAHIDFQRTLGEQLAAAGELVDAQGLAGPDQALIVSGDGRSAPVVTDGPFPETKEFLAGYWIVDVDSAERAVEIAAQASAAPGPGGKPIGEHIEVRPIMSAPAAE; from the coding sequence ATGAAGTACATGCTGGTCAAGACCTACGCCAAGGCCGCCTACTGCGACACCCCGGTGCACGAATGGGCACCCGAGGACATCGCCGCCCACATCGATTTCCAGCGGACCCTCGGCGAGCAGCTCGCCGCCGCGGGTGAACTCGTCGATGCCCAGGGGCTGGCCGGGCCGGACCAGGCGCTGATCGTGTCCGGGGACGGGCGGTCGGCACCGGTGGTGACCGACGGCCCCTTCCCCGAGACCAAGGAATTCCTGGCCGGGTACTGGATCGTCGATGTCGACTCCGCCGAACGGGCTGTGGAGATCGCCGCGCAGGCCTCGGCCGCGCCCGGTCCCGGCGGCAAGCCGATCGGCGAGCACATCGAGGTGCGCCCGATCATGAGCGCGCCCGCCGCCGAGTGA